ttgattgcatCCTTTATTTCAGTAACTATGCCATTCTTTTCCCACAGAGCATCAATATAGTAATCAGTTTTCTATACAATATAAAGGAACaataactgatttttaaaaacctgaaatTATGAGGTTTTTTATCATGTTTTAAAACACCTCAAATTCTTTTTAATATCCAACATATTAAAGCAACTTCATTTTTTCCTATTACATAAAATTAACAAGATAAAATGACCCCAGTACtgaaaacattttctttaaaataagatATGTAATTCAATTGAATCATGCTCATAATGTACTGTCTGAGATTATTGTGAGCAGCTCATCTGACAGACATCTACAATTTCATACCATATTGTGCTTTTTGGTGAAATCAGTTTATACATCAAAAGGTTGCCCTACACAGTGATTATATGTAGAGAAACCAAGGACATTCATGGGTGTATATATTTCAATGGGCTTCATATGAAATATAATATGCGATTGTTTTAGAAAGTCAAGAGTTCCATTCACCAAGTGCTGCTTTCTTGTAAGACTTGCTGAAATGAAAGTGGGTGACTTTACAGGCATCATTTCATACAAATACACAAAAGCGGTTCATTCAACAGTTTGGGGGATAAAAAGGAACACAGATAATTGTTTGCAGCCTATGACAATGGCATAAATAGCACACCTCAAATTTCTCAAAACATTTCCACAATAAAAGTATCATATCTACAGAGAACTATGATCAAACTGCacaaatgtaaaaaaacccctcaaATGAATTGCTTGATGAGCCATCTTTACAGGTATAAACAGCAGACACTATTctgttaaataagtaaataggtcCATGTGAAATTATTAACAAAATCTATCCTAAGGCATGTTCCCATCAATAAAGATAAAATGCATTTAGTGCCaacttttccctttccctttattCAAAGCCTATatattgatgatttttttttagatttgtcTGATCCATTTCCCATCACTGTCATTTAGACTCAGTAGTTGATTCAGATTGCCTCAAAGCATTTAGAGAATATGGCATGCAGCTGTCTCAAATATATCAATAATAGCTCTGTACAGTTAGGCAAGGTTAGGACTGCAAACTCCGTTCTATTGAAAACAATGCTGTGATGATTTATGCATTGTTGGCCAGTCCATATGCATATCTGATTTTCCACCAAAAGGAAGATATATGATCCTGAGTAAAGTGAATTTAAGAATATGGATCAATATAAAGGCTAGTGAAACTTAAACATGGATTTAGATATGGTTATAGTTAATCTTAAAACTAAGAAAATATAATTATGGTACAACATACACTATAGaagcaaaaggaaggaaaaaaggaaaaggaaataattCATTTTCTACTTTTAAATAGTAGATAATTGGATCTCaaataattatgatttttttatataattttatgttcTGGACATATTTGCAGCAgctaagaaggaaagagaaatcctTTGATTTCTGTACTAATTTTAATTTACAGAAATTTAAAGTATTTTTCTCCAATATTTGCGATGACATTTGCCATTCAAAACAAACATACTAGTGAAAATGAAAACTTACATGAATTATCTATACATTCTATACATACTGTATGtatgcggtgtgtgtgtgtgtgtgtattttcaaGAAAATAATCTAAAGATTGCATTTGATTAGAGAAAATTGTTTGCAAAAATGATGTATAATGCTTGGAAAAAGCACAAATACTTTATCTTGTAAGTATTTAATTTGAAAAACTAAATATGTACTAGCATGGGTGAATTCAATTTAGTGAATGAAGGTAGGGAAATGAatcaggagggggggggaataagaTAAAATTCTCCCATTTCTAATAATGACCACAGGATGCAAATATGGGCCACCTTATGCCCACCTTATGATAGTTCAGCTTTCTTAATTTCCAGCTTTTGTAGTTTAACATATAAGGGGATTCTAAGCAActtcacctttttccttcctttatatATAAACATCCACATTTATTAGTGTACCTTCCAAATTTGGGGTTTTAAGAGCCTGTATGATTAAACAACAGGAAGCCTACAACCAAATATTTGGGGTCTCTTGTAAATAAAATTACTGAAAATTGTTGACATGTTTTAAGGTAAGAAATTCATAGAAATTGTAGCGTATGGCCTAAAATAGACAGACATCATTATCTGTAAAAGGAAAACACCACCCCATCTAAAACAAGTAATACTATATCCCTGAAATGTTTATATAATGAAAAATGATAAAGATGTTCTGTATgcttacacaaacacacagacacacatgcaTATACATAAATAAACTGCATTTTCTGGATCATGCTATATTGCTACTTATCCGTGTATATTTCCCTATTTTAGCACCATGACACTGTAAGGAAAAATAAACCCTACAAATATTTTAGATATAATCCAGGCCATGAATATAAAAAGAGGCAATAATGTAATGATTCTTATATTCTATATAGATACACCAGTTTCATCATCATATATCAGTGCAATGTTACTAACATATATGCATATAGAAAAGAAAGTTAACTCtctattttataaaaattatttttttagcaattTACCAAGGGCATTTGCACCTTTGCCAtaatgaagaaaaacaaaaaaaaataatgtatctATATGTAGattaaaaatggaaggaaaatatAAAATCCATTATTTCAAGTTGGGATCTTTAGCCAAGCTTTTGACTAAATATAGAATTCGATGATTGAACTTCAAGTATGGCACTTGTCAATAGTAAGGGCaaataggttttgtttttttcacaGTTAGTGATCCATTCTGTTCCTTTGGTATAAGTAATTTTAAAATCCAGGTAATTACTTCAACTAGCTGAATTTTAAATCACTACATCTTTCTCACCCGCATAGTGTGGAACTGTgatttttgtttttacaaatctaTTTCATAAATTTGATGGGCCACAATTATCTGTATGACAATTAACATTATATTGACCTCAAtatgttcattattattattattactgtaccaAAAATgatgatagaaaaaaataaacGCTAAGCATATGCAGTATTTAACTGCATAATGCCAAAAGAGAATATGATGGTACCCATAAGATGAGTTTTGGGGTGATCAGTACTGGCAGTTTTGCAATCATGTGCTTAGAGAGTAGgaatctctcccttcctttcccccccccccctcgccccaacTTTTGAAGAAATGCTTCCCATCATCCTTCTCTTTTGACAATAACATCCTGGGCATGTTTTCCATCAGTCATACAAATGCAGTAATATTAATCATGGCCAAAAGATTGTGCTCTTCAATAAATAGAATTGGatcctgtgggggggggggaagaggagggaaagggaggggaaggcagaAGTAATGGAGCTGTAAGGCCAGATTGCAGGTGTTGACCCACTGTATCTTTATCCATCTTTTacaattgttgctgttgttgttatgagCACACGGGTTTGAATCTGGTCTAGAAAGTGCACAGAGATTACTTTAACGGCTTTCTTGGTGGTTGTAGGAAAATAGTTGTTTAAGCAATGTTCCTTCCCTAATTCAAATGGCAGCTGGGCAAGATACACAACAAAGCATTCTGGTCCTGCCAGTCTCACACATAAGCAGAGTCACTAGACTGAGTCCTGCCAAAGTTGGGCACACTCATGCGTGGCAGGTCCTTGTTCCTGATTTCATATATTGATTTCCGTTTAGCTTGTGCTCCCCTTACAGCCATTTTGATCTTTCTCCAACCTAAGTGGTTCAGTTCAGCTAAGTTGAGCACCACACAAATGCCACTCACGGCAAACATGAAGACCAAGAAAACTGTCTTCTCGGTGGGCCTGGAGACATAGCACTCGACTTCCTTAATGCAGGGGTATCTGTCGCATTCATACATGGAAGGGACATTGAATCCATACAGAAAATATTGTCCAACCAGGAACCCAATCTCCAGGGCATTTCTGAAGACCACCTGAATGATATAAAATCTAGAGATGCCTTCTTGGTGCCTCATCTTTGACTTTGAGGTTCTTATGGCGGGATTGGGAATTTCCTTCACTTCCAAGCAATCAGGTTCTGCTTCCTTGGTGGAGTTTTCAGTGTTTTGCAGCACCCCATTGACAATGGTGTTCTTGATCTTCTTATTGTCATCCCGCTTTATGGAGTCCTGATCTCGATCCAAGGCGAGGAAAACAGTAGAAAACCTCATTTCCCTCTGCTTGGCAGACTGATGAACTGAGTATGTTATAAAACAGAGGCTAGGAGTGCACACCATGATGATTTGAAATACCCAGTATCTAATGTGAGAAATAGGAAATGCTTGGTCATAACATGCCTGGTTGCAGCCTGGCTGCAAGGTGTTGCACACAAACATAGTCTGCTCATCGTCATACACAGTTTCACCTACAATCGCCACAATAAGAATCCTGAAGATCACCACCACAGTCAGCAGAATCCTATAAAACAAAGGTTGGGTGAATGC
This genomic window from Erythrolamprus reginae isolate rEryReg1 chromosome 1, rEryReg1.hap1, whole genome shotgun sequence contains:
- the GJD2 gene encoding gap junction delta-2 protein, producing the protein MGEWTILERLLEAAVQQHSTMIGRILLTVVVIFRILIVAIVGETVYDDEQTMFVCNTLQPGCNQACYDQAFPISHIRYWVFQIIMVCTPSLCFITYSVHQSAKQREMRFSTVFLALDRDQDSIKRDDNKKIKNTIVNGVLQNTENSTKEAEPDCLEVKEIPNPAIRTSKSKMRHQEGISRFYIIQVVFRNALEIGFLVGQYFLYGFNVPSMYECDRYPCIKEVECYVSRPTEKTVFLVFMFAVSGICVVLNLAELNHLGWRKIKMAVRGAQAKRKSIYEIRNKDLPRMSVPNFGRTQSSDSAYV